The nucleotide window TACAACAATATCACCTCTTTTAGGTCTATCACCTTCAATTAAGTGACCATTATCATTAAAATCAGGCAATACTTGTACTTCAATCCAAGGAATTCTAGGAACAGGAATACCATATGAAAACTTTTTAACAAAAAGCATATCCCCAATAAGTAGAGTATTTTTCATACTTCCACTTGGAATAACAAAGGCTTGAGCAACAAAAAATATAATTGTTAAAACAATTACAATTGTGCCAGTCCAAGAAGAAGACCAGTTATATAGTTTTCTAAGCATTATTTACTTTCTCTTTTATCTCTTAAATATGCAGCTTTAAGTGTATTTTTAAGAAGCATACCAATTGTCATTGGTCCAACTCCACCTGGAACTGGCGTTATAAATGAACATTTGTCTTTGCAGTCTTCAAAGTCTGCGTCACCTGTAAGTTTTCCAGTATCAAGTCTATTGATACCAACATCAATAACAACTGCACCTTCTTTTATCATGTCTGCTTTTAATAAATGTGGTACACCAACTGCAATAACAACAATATCAGCAGCTTTTGTATGAGCACTTAAATCTTTTGTTCTAGAGTTACAAACAGTCACTGTAGCTTTCGCATTGATTAAAAGTGATGCCATTGGTTTTCCAACAATATCAGATGAACCAATTACAACAGCATTTTTCCCAGATAGTTCAATACCATACTCTTCAAACATTCTCATTACACCAAATGGTGTTGCTGGTAAAAATGAATCTAAATTTGAAACCATTTTTCCTACGTTGCATGGGTGGAATCCATCTACATCTTTCAATGGATTGATTGCTTCTAAAACAGTAGTTGTATCAATATGCTTTGGTAGTGGTAATTGAACTAAAATACCATCAAGTTTTGGGTCATTGTTCATTTTTTCAATTAATTCTAATAACTCTTCTTGTGTAGTAGATGAATCTTTTGTATGAACTTCAGAATAAATTCCTGCTGCTTCACATGATTTATGTTTACTATTTACATAAGTTGCACTTGCTGCGTCATCACCAACTAAAACAACAGCTAATCCTGGAGTGATATTTTGTTCATTTTTAAGTTTTTCAACTTCAACTTTTACTTCTTCTTTGATTTTATTTGATAATGCTTTTCCATCAAGTAGTGTCATTGGGTTATAGCCTCATATCTATTTAATTTTAAGCTAGTATAATATCCAAAATTTTTTTAATATAGAATTACATAATAAAGGCTTATATTGAAGTTTGTATGTTTTGTTTTAGTTATGACAAGTTTTCTCTTTGCAAATAGTTTAGATAATTCTTTTATAACTAGATTTGAATA belongs to Arcobacter sp. CECT 8983 and includes:
- the folD gene encoding bifunctional methylenetetrahydrofolate dehydrogenase/methenyltetrahydrofolate cyclohydrolase FolD → MTLLDGKALSNKIKEEVKVEVEKLKNEQNITPGLAVVLVGDDAASATYVNSKHKSCEAAGIYSEVHTKDSSTTQEELLELIEKMNNDPKLDGILVQLPLPKHIDTTTVLEAINPLKDVDGFHPCNVGKMVSNLDSFLPATPFGVMRMFEEYGIELSGKNAVVIGSSDIVGKPMASLLINAKATVTVCNSRTKDLSAHTKAADIVVIAVGVPHLLKADMIKEGAVVIDVGINRLDTGKLTGDADFEDCKDKCSFITPVPGGVGPMTIGMLLKNTLKAAYLRDKRESK